Below is a genomic region from Fulvia fulva chromosome 5, complete sequence.
GCCCGGGCGACTACACTCCACCTAAGAGGAGGAGCACTTGGAGCACGGCGGACGACGAGAGCATATGGAGCTGGTTCAGGAAAATTGCTATGCAGCATCAGCTGGGACTATCGCTGAACGTCATATTGCTCTTGACCATGAGCCACGTCATGTTCCCTTCGCTACGGGATATTACAAAGGCGTGCTTTCAATTATCGTACCCGGCACAGGTCGAAGGACAGTACAGCCAAGGATCGCGCGACATGTACTTTGTCGCCAGCTTTGTCGTCTTCTTCACTGGCATTCGAGCATTCATGCTGGACTACGTCCTCATTCCACTGGCAACAAAATGCGGTATTGGTCGCAGGAAGGGCAAGGTCAGGTTCGCGGAGCAGGCATACATGTTGATCTACTATGCCATCTACTGGTCATGGGGGTTGTACTTGTTCGTGCAAGATACACCGAAAGAGGTGAACAATGTTGAAAGCCTGTTGATATCGCTGTGGCGGGACTTTCCACGACTGACGCTGGGCACTGGCATGAAGCTGTACTATCTCACGCAATTCGCTTTCTGGATCCAGCAAATCGTGGTGATCCATCTGGAGGAGAGGCGCAAGGATCACTACCAGATGTTGACACACCACTTTGTCACTTGCGGACTTATGCTTGGCAGCTACGGATACAGACAATGGCGCGTCGGCAACGCCATCCTCGTGCTGATGGACATTGTCGACCTGATCTTCCCGGCCGCCAAGATCCTGCGCTACCTGGGCATGCAGACAGCTTGCGACGCGGCATTTGGTCTTTTCGTGGTCGCATGGGTATTTGCCCGGCACGTCTGCTACCTGTCGGTTTGCTGGAGCATATACGCGCATGTTCACGTCAAGACAATGCACTATGGAGTCTACTCAACCGAGACCGGCAAGAGACTTTCCACAGAAGGAGGCGATAACCTCGTAGACAACCTCCTACAGCCATTGCTGAAGCCAGAAGCGAAGACGTTCGCCTTCAATGCCAACATAAGATGGTCCTTCCTGGGCTTACTCGTGGCGCTGCAATGCATTACACTCGCATGGCTGGTCATGATCATCCGAGTGGTCATGCGTGTGCTTCGCGGCCATGGCGCAGATGATACTAGAAGTGATGATGAAGGCGAGGACGAAGAGATCGAAGATGGGCCTGCGCAACCCTCGAAGCACAACGTTCCCATCAAGGCCGAGGAACCACGATTTATTGAAGTCGAGACCACTTCGGACGAAGTGACATGGCCGACACGGAAAGGCAGCAGTAGCAACAGGAAGAAGTCGAAGGGCATCTCCAGCGGCTTGAACTTGGGCGAGCACAAAGACATTCTTAATAGGATTGGTTGTCTCAGCGAAGAACAGCTCGCCCGGGAGCGGGAACTACGAGAGGGAACTGGGAGTCCTCGTCCAACAAGTGCCGCTGGGAAGAGGTAGCGCTTCTCCTACTACTGATGTCTGACTTCGGCTGTTGGCATCACGGCGCTGTAAGAGGGGACTTGTGTGACAGATGACCTATACCCGATATATGCCTAAGAAACCAGGTTCGCCTTGCATCGATCGAGCACAGACTGACTCTCGCGGATGAACCTCTCGTCACAACATAAATTCCCGCCCATGCTAACAACCGAAGGCAGAGGAAGCGCCTCAGTGCACATCAGTCGAAAGTGCACTGCCTTCTACACTTCCTGTCTGTATCCTCTGACGTGAACCCTTCTCATCCCAGCATTCCCACATAGCACTTCGATCAATTTCATACCCACGCTTTCACAGTCCGTAAGAACATGGCATCTAAGCACTCTTCGCACTGCAGCACATCGTCATGCCTCCACCACAGTCCTGGAACCCTCCAGCCCCCTGCCACCCGCACAGAGTCCCAGATTGTCATTGCTGCGGCCGCAGGCGATAAGCTGGACCGACGAGTGCTATTCGGTGGAATATGACCCAAATGGGGCGGTAGAGACTTCGGCGAGAACGATCGAAAATGGCGAGACCATGTCATCAATATGATATGCCTCAAGATACCTTGCTTCCAGAGGGAGCATCTCGATCATAAGTTATCTCAGCGTCTTCGACGACGATGTTATCGCTGGCAAGTAATTTCTCGACTGCTGCCACCTTGTCTTTGAAACCTTGCTTCTTGTCGGTCCTTGAGCCGATGCGAATGTCGCTTTGGATCCGTACGACACCATTGGCATGAAGTAGTGAGTGGCATTGGCCAATGATTTTTGTGACTTCGTCCCATGATCCCTCTGAACATATGTAAGTTACAATTGTCAGAGCAAACATGTGTCAGGCCAGCATACCGAGTGTCGTGCCACCAGCGTGCATTTGATACTCAATACCACTCTTCTTCAGCAGTCTCTGTACTTCTGCAACCTCTTTGCTGACCGACGCAGTGGGTGTGCCCATGGGGACTAGACAGAAATCGGCTGTACACCTCGCCGGCGTCGGCAGCTTCTGAGGTTCGCTTTCGGCCATCTTCTGTAGGAGATATTGAAGTTGTGGACTGGTTTTCATTGAACATGGAGAACATGGAGGAAGTGACGTCGAGACGGAAGCTGACAACACGATGCCAACACGCCCTCAGCACGCCAAGACTATTCTTTAACTAGCGCAGCTCACGAGAGCACCAATGAAAGATTGATGAGTCATCAATCAATCTCGGGTCAACATTCTGCTTTCTTGTCCTCCTTCCTTAATCCCAGTCTCGACATGGGTCCTCCACTACGTTCTTTCGACATCGCCACGGACGACAATGGCTCCTTCGTCGAAGTCGCGATCAGTGAGACCCCTGGTCTCAAAGCCGAAAACCTCTCCCTAGCCACCTGGGGCAGCAGCTTCGTCCTCGCTAACTTGCTACACAAATGGAAATCTACCGTGCAACACAGTACAGCAGCCCCGATAAGAGCCGATTACAACGCGATCCCGGTCCTCGAGCTCGGCGCTGGCACGAGTCTCGTTGGTATCTCCGCTGCGGCCGTGTGGCAAGTGCAAGGGGTAATCACTACTGATCTCGCCCCTCTGATCCGAGGTCTTGCTCAAAATATCAGCGTCAACGCCAATCTACTGAAGGATCGATCAGCTTCGGTGTCTTGTGGTACTCTGGACTGGTCAGAACCGGACTCTCTACATGTCGCTGGTGAGCACGCCCGTGTTGTTGATGCCAAGCAGACGAAGGCACAGATCATCCTGGCGGCCGACACTGTCTACGCTGAAGATCATCCGGAGCTCTTGACCAAGACGATTACTGCGTGGCTCGCGCCGGGGCCGGACTCGAGGGTGATTTTCTGCTACGTCTTGCGCCACTCGTATATCGATATTATCCGGGACTTGTGGGAGCAGCTGGATGCGGTCGGCCTGGAGTGTATAGAGGAAGGTCAAAAGGATGCTGATCCTGATAAGTGGGATGATGTTGCACCATTTGAATGGTGTGTCTGGAGGTGGAAAGGAGAAGCAGTTGGCGCTGAGCATGGTGCTCGATAGTGGAAAGTGCTGTGCTTACGCACTGCGGAAACCTTTTTGTGGCGCATTTATCCCATGGCAACCTCTCGAGTGAAAGACATCACGACTATTGGAGATCGTTGGTACATCTCGCATCGCCCGTCAAGGGCTGCTCCTCGCCCTTCAGAGATGGAAGCCATGCCTGAAGAAACCAAGGACCGTCGACAAAAGATGTGGCCGCTGCACAAGACATTTGGTGCTCTCCGATCATTACGACAGCTACATCACGGTACAGTGATCACTTGCAAAGTAGAAGTGATTGAGCGCGCGTCGCATCGTTGCGACAAGCTTTGCTTTGTCTAAGGCGTACGAAGCAATCTACGCAAGCTACAGTCGCGAATACTATTGGAGTAAGGCGGCCACCTATCTTGCCCGGCTTATCGTTTTTTCCGATGGTGCTGTTCGGAGCTTTCTAATACGTCCTGGACTTCCTGCATGAGCTTACCAACCCTTTCATAGAAAGGAAGCATGTTGCACGACCACCCCACATCCTGCGACAAACCGATGACCAGAATGTTGAAGAGGTCACGTATCTGCACTCGTTTGCGGTCATATTCGACATGACGGACGTTTTCCTCGGCCAGGAACTGAAGTCGTCTGCGAAAAATACTGAAGATGTGGTAGTAGAGCTCCGATTTCTCGTTTGGTGTCGGGAATAGCACCACCCCTTGCATCGGTCCTTTCGCCTTTTGGTGTTCCATGCTCAGCAAATACGGGAGGCGGCGGTATATATCTCTCAGTACAGTGCAGCCGGAGTGCAATTCCTCGAGTACCTCATCGTACATACGAATCACCTCACCTCGCCACTCCGAGTGTGGCATCGCTCTCCCGTTTTCGCCTGGCATACTCTTCTTGGAGCCACCCCATCTCCAGACAGCTACACGCATTCGACATATCCACATCAACATCATTGACCAGGCCCACCAGACAGGCGCCATCCACCAGCCTACGATCTCTGGAAGGTAGTCAAGGGAAGAGATTCCAAAGGGGACCCAAGTACCGGCAGACATTGTCGCTGCTCCCACAGCTGCGCTTGCTGTCGATCTCTCCGCGACTTTCTCTAAGATACTGAACGTGACGGTGAACACCACCGGATTGAAGGGGTGTGTCTGCAACAGGCACTTCAGCAGGGCAGAAGTCAGAGCAACGGTCTCTAGCGCGGCAGTCCAGTTATCTTTGGGGAAGTTGGAATACATCCAGATATCCATCAAACTCTCCGTGAAAGCGCGAATGAACAGCGAGGAAAGAGGCATATCATAGTCAACTCTAATCTTGCTCTGGCTCAGACTTATAAGGCCGAAGATTTTGTCGTGAGGCACGGTGCATTGTTGGAAGGCATATTCCACTAACACAGTACCGAGGGGAAGGTGACTATCAGGTTCCCGAATGGCATCTGCCCGCTGCTCCAGAATCTGGATAGCCCGAATCATTTCCGGCTGCTGTTCGAGAGTCCATGCCGCTGGAGTCTGCACAATAAATCTTTTGAACAACTCGGGATCTTCTTGGGGCCTCTTCCCATCGTAGTTTGAATATCCTTTGAAGAAGAAATGGCCCAATTCCAACACCACAGTCCAGTCAATACAAAGTTCGCCCAGTCGAATGTCCAATTTCTTGCCGAACGTCACTTCTTGGACAATCCACAGTCTAGTCCAGTACTCTGCCAACAACAGGCTCAGGATCAAACGTACAGCGCTGAGATTCCTCTGGTTCG
It encodes:
- a CDS encoding UPF0045 protein ECM15 — protein: MKTSPQLQYLLQKMAESEPQKLPTPARCTADFCLVPMGTPTASVSKEVAEVQRLLKKSGIEYQMHAGGTTLEGSWDEVTKIIGQCHSLLHANGVVRIQSDIRIGSRTDKKQGFKDKVAAVEKLLASDNIVVEDAEITYDRDAPSGSKVS
- a CDS encoding Sphingosine N-acyltransferase-like protein ALT7 is translated as MSLEEPGLTAASTTTTTIPSKASPTLECPPAPKPRNTPPPHRDVHREVRFENMAVCASPGDYTPPKRRSTWSTADDESIWSWFRKIAMQHQLGLSLNVILLLTMSHVMFPSLRDITKACFQLSYPAQVEGQYSQGSRDMYFVASFVVFFTGIRAFMLDYVLIPLATKCGIGRRKGKVRFAEQAYMLIYYAIYWSWGLYLFVQDTPKEVNNVESLLISLWRDFPRLTLGTGMKLYYLTQFAFWIQQIVVIHLEERRKDHYQMLTHHFVTCGLMLGSYGYRQWRVGNAILVLMDIVDLIFPAAKILRYLGMQTACDAAFGLFVVAWVFARHVCYLSVCWSIYAHVHVKTMHYGVYSTETGKRLSTEGGDNLVDNLLQPLLKPEAKTFAFNANIRWSFLGLLVALQCITLAWLVMIIRVVMRVLRGHGADDTRSDDEGEDEEIEDGPAQPSKHNVPIKAEEPRFIEVETTSDEVTWPTRKGSSSNRKKSKGISSGLNLGEHKDILNRIGCLSEEQLARERELREGTGSPRPTSAAGKR
- a CDS encoding Methyltransferase, whose protein sequence is MGPPLRSFDIATDDNGSFVEVAISETPGLKAENLSLATWGSSFVLANLLHKWKSTVQHSTAAPIRADYNAIPVLELGAGTSLVGISAAAVWQVQGVITTDLAPLIRGLAQNISVNANLLKDRSASVSCGTLDWSEPDSLHVAGEHARVVDAKQTKAQIILAADTVYAEDHPELLTKTITAWLAPGPDSRVIFCYVLRHSYIDIIRDLWEQLDAVGLECIEEGQKDADPDKWDDVAPFEWCVWRWKGEAVGAEHGAR